The genome window TCGGCCTCCTCCAACCAGGCCTGGAGGATAGGTTTGAGCGCAATCATGTTGTTGTGGGAGAGAGTTAACGACTCAAATCGACAAATTGTACTTTGGCTGAGTGATCCCACGCCGGGGATTTTGAGATTAGCCAGCGCGCCGCCCACGTCCGCCTGGGTCACCCCCAGCTTGATCCTCCGCTGCTTGAAGCGCTCCGCGAAAGCCTCCAGCTCCCTTGGGTCTGTGTCCGAGTCATTGACGGACGGGAGTCCGGTGTTAGTGAGCCCTGGGCCGCCTTGACTCCCCCCGTGATGGCCCGGTAAGAGCCCGTGGTGAGTGAGAGGCGAGTTCATGCTCATAGCCTGGTGGGAGAGGTGACCCAAGCCGTGCATGTGAGAGTGCgggtgggaggaggtggagatgagCCCTCCGCCGCCACCTCCGCCgcccccaccacctcctccgCCGGTCCCGTCGTGCGCACTGGACATCAGGGCGAGGGACGGTGAAGTGATATGGTCCATAATGTCCGGCGGCTCCAGgttctggtggtggtggtggtgatggtgatgatgatggtgggcCAGGGGAACAGTGGATGTCGACGAGCATGGTACGGTGCTCATCGTGTGGTAGGTGGCGTCGGGCTTGAACGGGTGCGTCTTGCCCTGGGACACGGCGATGTCCACGGCCGCCAACGCCTCCGCCCGGGCCAGCAAGGTCTCATCCAGGCTCGCAAATatgttgctctgcagctgcaagGGCGGAAATTAaaaggggagaggaagggagaacGAAAGGGTGTGAAATGGGTAAGAAAAGGGAAACGACacggagaagaaagagaaacgaAACgtcaggaaaaaagaaaaaacacaaatgcaacatATCTGTCAGTC of Chaetodon auriga isolate fChaAug3 chromosome 1, fChaAug3.hap1, whole genome shotgun sequence contains these proteins:
- the pou4f1 gene encoding POU domain, class 4, transcription factor 1, which gives rise to MMSMNSKQPHFAMHPSLPEHKYTTLHSSSEAIRRACLQTPQLQSNIFASLDETLLARAEALAAVDIAVSQGKTHPFKPDATYHTMSTVPCSSTSTVPLAHHHHHHHHHHHQNLEPPDIMDHITSPSLALMSSAHDGTGGGGGGGGGGGGGGLISTSSHPHSHMHGLGHLSHQAMSMNSPLTHHGLLPGHHGGSQGGPGLTNTGLPSVNDSDTDPRELEAFAERFKQRRIKLGVTQADVGGALANLKIPGVGSLSQSTICRFESLTLSHNNMIALKPILQAWLEEAEGAQREKMSKPDIFNGGEKKRKRTSIAAPEKRSLEAYFAVQPRPSSEKIAAIAEKLDLKKNVVRVWFCNQRQKQKRLKFSATH